The Streptomyces rimosus genomic interval CCGCCGCCAACAACACCATGGCCGGCCACCCGCCACCACTGCGCCGCCCCACCTCCCGCACCAACAGAGCACCACAGCCGTACATCGGCGCCAGCACGAGCCCGAGGGGCAACTCGGCGAGCGTGAGATTGCCGAGCAGAAACTCACCGACGAACGGGGACAGCAGGAACAGGGCGAATACGGGGGCGAGGCGGGGTGGAGTGGGCATGGTGGCGACAGTACGCCCGCCCTCAATGTTGCTGTTGTCTGTGGGTGCCGGGCGCGTTGGGCGGTTTGTGCGCGATGGTGGGGGAAGTGGGATGCGTGGTGCCGGAGGGCTCGCGTTCCCGTAGGGAAAGGTCAGAACGTGGCCCGCTCCAGCCAGAAGTCCAGCAGTCGCGCGTCGCCGAGGACTTCCACCCGGTCGCTGTCCGCCGGGAGCCGCCGGTAGAAGACCCGCAGGACGTCCGCCATCGGGCCGCGTAGGGCGACCGTCGCCTTGGCGTGGTTCCGGCGCCAGGTGAAACCGTCCTCGCCGAACTCGATGACCCACTCGCCGTTCAGGTCGGCCACCTCATCGGTGGCATGCAGGTGGATGCTCCGGCCCGGCCCGCGCAGCTCGGCCAGCTGCGGCCTGTGCGTGCGCGCCTGAGGACAGGAAAGCATTTCCAGCCATTCGTCCACGGCGTCCGCGGCGACCCACCGATCCGCGGTGAACCCGCGCTCCGTGGCCGCCGCCGCGTCCGCACGGTGGACCAGCGTCTCGTGGACCGCCCGCCGCGCCCAGAACCCGGTACGCCGCGCCTCACCCCATGTCCACATCTCCTCATCCGGCCCGGCCTCCCGCAACGTCTGCGCGAGCCGGACCGCGCCTTCGGCCAGCCAGGCGCCGAGCGCGGCCGGACCGGCGTTCTCGGCCGGGCTCTCCTCGATGAACGGCAGGGGGTCCGCCGCCCGGGCGCGGACGTTCGCCGCGTACCAGCGCTGTGCCCTGCCGAGGTGGGCGACAAGCTCACGCAGCGACCAGTCGGGACAGGTGGGCACGGTGACCGACGGGTCCGCGTCGGCGAGCGTGGCCGCGAACGCGTCGGTATCGGCGAGGAGATGACGGCAGTAGAGGTCGTGGGTCAGGAGCGTCGTGGCCCGCAGCGTAGGCCGCGGAACGGCACCCGCGGGCAATGTCAGACCTATGCATTACTGTGCGTTGCGTAAGTGTCGGAAAGATCCGGATGGCGTGGGTGGGCACGAACGCCACCCGGCGGAACCACAGGGGTGGGACGTGCACAAGCACATCGCGCGGCGGGTCGCCGCGGCGCTGGCGGCCACGGCCGTGCTGGCGGGCGTGACCGGCTGTCAGGACGGCGGCGACAAGACCAAGGGCGCGGCGGGCGCCCGCAGCAGCCAGGAAGCGGGTCAGGAAGCCGGGAAGCGGACGCCGACGCAGGCGCTCACCGCGGCCTACAAGAAGACCGCGGCGGCCAAGTCCGCGAAGGTCACGATGACGGTGTCGATGCCCGCCTCGATGACAGGCGGCGGGCAGGCGCGCATCACCGGCGTCATGGGCTGGGACCCGCTGGTCATGGACGTGACGGTGAGCCAGAGCGGGGCCGCGGCGATGGGCGGCGCCGAGAAGAACCGTCTGATCTGGGTCGATGACGTCATGTACGTGGACCTGGGGGAGCGGATCGACGGCAGCAAGACGTGGGCCAAGATGGATCTGAAGGCGGCCGCGGCGGAATCCGGTGACGCCGGGCTCGTCAAGCAGCTGTCCGCCGGTCTGTCCGACATCAAGCAGGACCCGTCCCAGCAGCTCGCGCTGCTGCTCAACTCGCCCAACATCAAGCACCTGGGCCCGGGCGAGGTCAACGGCCAACGGGCCGAGCACTACAAGGGTTCGCTGACGCTGCAGGAGGCGCTCAAGGGCCGGAAGAGCGCGGAGCTCCTCTCGCCCCAGGAGCGCGAGAAGCTGCTCGCCAACATGAAGAAGTCCGGTCTGAAGGGCTACGACTACGACGTCTGGGTCAACGGCGACGACCTCCCGGTGCAGGTGAACGTCGACATGCAGACCCCGCAGGGCAAGATAGGCACCGCCACCAGCTACTCCGACTACGGCGCCAAGGCCACGGTGCAGGCCCCGCCGCCCGCGGATACCGCCGATCTGCTGCAGATGTTCAAGGAGCTCGGCACGAAGATCAAGCAGCAGCGCGCCGCCTGACGGATTCACCACACCGGGCGGAGGGGGACCTCGGTGCCGCCGTATGTATGACGGAGGTAGGTCTCCAGGTCGGCGCGGACCGCCGCCAGTCGGTCGGCGCCGATCAGCTCGGCCCACTCCTGCTCCGCCTCGGCCCACAGCCGATCTGCCTGACGGAGGTAGTCGCGCCCGCGCCCGGTGAGGGCGAGCGTGCCCCTCCAGCTCCGCGACGGCTTTGGAGGCGGCCTGCTTGGTGATGCCCAAGTAGGAGGCGAGGTCGACCGTGGTCGCGTCGGTGTGCGCGGCGAGATAGCGGAAGGTGTAGCCGTGCGCGGGCCGCAGCGGCTCGCGGCCCAACTCCGCCAGCCGGCCGAGGAACCGGTCGTTCATGGCCCGGAAGGCCATCGCGAGCAGCAGCGGAACCTGACCGGGCAGATCGCCCGGACCGCTCGTCGGCTTCGGCTCGTCGTGCGCGGCAGTCACGGTCAGGGGTCTCCTTGCGTGGGCGGGTTCTTGGCGGTGACGTCGGAGGTCGACAGCAGAACCCTAGTAGACAACCCGGTTGACCATGTGTGGCGCTGCCGCTTACGCTCCAACAAGACAACCAAGTTGACCACTGGGCGCGTCTCCGAGCCGACTGCCCTGTTCTCCGCCTTCCCTGCCTTCCTTGCCTTTCCTCTCCCTTGGCTTCCCGGCTCCCGAACGCGCTCATCGGACCCATGAAGGACGTGCCATGCCCCTGTCCACCGGAGCCGACGCTCCCACCTTCGAGCGCCCCGGCTTCACCTTCCGGCCCCTCGCGGTTCCTTCGCGCGGCAGTACGGAACTGGCGGTCTGGACGCTGCACGCGGCGCCCGGAGCCACCAGCGAACCGCACAGCTTGAACCACGAGGAGGTCTTCGTCGTACAGACCGGCCGGATAGCTGCCACCGTCGGCGGCGAAGAGGTCGTCGCCGGGCCGGGCGACGCCATCATCGTGCCCCCGCGCACGGAGCTGAGTCTGCGCAACGGCGAGCCCGACACGCCCGCGACCGTCACCGTCATCACTTCGGCCGGCATAAAGGCCACCCTCGGGGGCGCGACATTCCCGCCTCCGTGGGCGCAGTAGCAGCAGGCCATCGCGTGGGGGTGTAGCTCGGGTGAGGCGCGGGCGGCCTGGGGCGGCGCCGTCGTGTGACGGTTCCGTACGGCACTGTACGTCCCTCTTTCGGCGACGCGTTCGGCCGCATCTCGGCTCCAGGGCGTGCACCGGGCGGCGGCGGGGGTACCGGTCCACCCTGCAACGTCGTCGTAGGAAGCAGAGGAATCATGGCATTCAATCCGCTCCCGGAAGAAGGCAAACCCGGCGGCACGGCGGACCGCGCCGGCTCGGCAACGGACGACGGCCACCGGCGGTGCGGAGCGGGCCACGGGGATGAGGCGTACGCGCCGGGGGAGGGGATCCCCTTGCGGGGCTACGCCGTACTGGCGGGAGGCTACGCCGGGGCCACGGCCCTGTTCGCGCT includes:
- a CDS encoding maleylpyruvate isomerase N-terminal domain-containing protein; translated protein: MPAGAVPRPTLRATTLLTHDLYCRHLLADTDAFAATLADADPSVTVPTCPDWSLRELVAHLGRAQRWYAANVRARAADPLPFIEESPAENAGPAALGAWLAEGAVRLAQTLREAGPDEEMWTWGEARRTGFWARRAVHETLVHRADAAAATERGFTADRWVAADAVDEWLEMLSCPQARTHRPQLAELRGPGRSIHLHATDEVADLNGEWVIEFGEDGFTWRRNHAKATVALRGPMADVLRVFYRRLPADSDRVEVLGDARLLDFWLERATF
- a CDS encoding cupin domain-containing protein, with translation MPLSTGADAPTFERPGFTFRPLAVPSRGSTELAVWTLHAAPGATSEPHSLNHEEVFVVQTGRIAATVGGEEVVAGPGDAIIVPPRTELSLRNGEPDTPATVTVITSAGIKATLGGATFPPPWAQ